The DNA region tttctctctcctgctcttgGGCTTCATATGAAATCAtatggtgtgtatgtgtgggggtgggggtgcgtCTGGCTTCTGTTCTCACCGTAGGGAATGGGGAGGGGGCTAGATGCTCTCTGAGAGATCCAATGGACCAGGATCCATTGCTGTAAATGTTGGATTAAGTACTTACAAATCATGCTTCCCTCCAGTCAGTTTCaggtaaaattgaaaaaaaaaaaagaggatttgtCCTTAGGTTTTCCTCTGCAGCTTTGGGCACTGTTCCCTCACCTGTCTTAGCTGCATCCTGGTGATAACATCCAGCCCTTACACAGGACTCCCTTTTTGCTAGCACCGCCTGAAATCCTTACATAGTTTAGTTCATTCCATGTTCCCCCACTGATGAGGTGGGAgctattactatccccattttacaggtgaggaaactgagacccacacAGGTGGCTCCAGTCCCTGCACTTGACCCCTTCATAGCCTCACCTGTGTCCTTCCCACACTCAGTGCCCTCCACCCAAGACCAGCTCCTTTCTTCCCTGAAAATTCCCAGTGCTGAGCCCCAAGCTCTCATGCTCCACTCACTAAGGCTAATATGAAAAAACCCTCACTTTCCCTTTTCCTAAATAGCAATCACAAGGCTCACTCTCTTAGAGGGTATTTTGTGTCCACAGAACACTTCCAGAAGGTCCCTCAGCCCCGTGAGCCCTGTATCTCCAAGAATCCCTTTGGAGGTCTTTATACGGTGCAGACCCCCAGTCCTGACACAACCCATCCCATTCCAGCCTCTTGATCCAGAATCTGCCAGGTTGGAACCTGAGGATTTGtactttaaataaaaaacttGACCATGAGCCAGGCACTTGGGGGCAATACCCAAACCAGGAAGACTGCAGAGTGGGTGGTTCTTgctccattttccagataaggatGTTGGAGATCATCTGGTCAATTACACAAATGGACACTGGAGGGAGGGGGTGTCAGGAAGACTCCTTGGCTGCCCTTGTGCTCATTCTGTGCAGATGAAAGCCTGGTGTCCTTTTGCTTCCCATCATCCCTGCTCTGGAGCTGTCACTGTGCACCCCAGGGGCCCGGGCGGTCTGTGGTCCTCAGTCATGAGCTCTTGCCCTTTCGCCACAGAATTCTCCACGGTGCAGGCGGTCCAGGTTACCATGATCCTGTCCACCATCCTCTGCTGCATTGCCTTTCTGATCTTCGTGCTCCAGCTCTTCCGCCTCAAGCAGGGAGAGAGATTTGTTTTAACCTCCATCATCCAGCTCATGTCATGTAAGTAAAACGATGGACTTCTGGAGTAAACTCTCTTCCCAGCCAATCATGAGTAGAAGCCGGGAGGAGTGTGGCAGGTGAGGACTTGGAAAGGAGAGGTTGGCAGCTGTGCCATGGTGGGATGTTTTATACTTCAGACTTCAGATTTAGTTAGGGGGTCAAGAAAGGTGTCCTGAAGACATGAAGCCTGAGCTGGGATCTCTAGGGTAAGTAGGAGTTGCTGCCTTGGTACAGAGGAGAGAATAGGTCCCCCAAGGAAAATCTGGGTACTTAACCTCATCCTACCACTAATATCTGTGAGTGTTGGTGATTCAGTGAGGatgcttttggctgcaagtaagAGAAAAATCCAATTAACGATGACTTCGGCCACAAAAACCTTTACTTTTTTTATATAACAAATCGCTTAAAGGCGGAAGGTGTCGGAGTTGGTTTGGCAGCTCAGCAGCATCATCAAGAAGCCCCACTCCTTCCATCCTTCCATGCCGTCATCTTCAGAGTGTCAGTGATGACCTCATGGCCCCCAAAATGCTGCTGCAGCTCCAGACATTCATCCTGGCCTAACAGTTTCTAAAACAGTAAGCAAGGGAAaatacagcaacaaaaaaaatgctttctcCTCCCACATCTCCCTCTTTTCAGGGTATTATATTTTTCACTGAAGGATTTTCTGTGGACACAACTGGGACACATGGAACCATAAACTATAGCAAGTAAACAGGAACAGGATTGCCAAGAGGGGTTGGCAGactatggcccatgggccaaatctggcccactgcctgtttttgcaaataaaatgttattggaacacagccccgCCTACTCATTTATGTATCATCCATAGCTGCTTTCATGCTGcgacagcagagttgagtagttgcaacagagaccgtACGTGGCCTGCAAAGCAGACTACCTCCTGCCTGGCTGACTGATGGCTTGGACCAATTATGACCCTTTGGGCTGGGTAGCTGGCTGCCCAAACAACATTGAGTTCAGCTAGCAAGAATGGGAAGCACAATGGCTACAGGGTAGGCAGCAATATTCTGCTACAAAATACTAGTTGTAATCTTTCCAAGAGACTAAAATAAATACCTACTAATAACAAAAACTGAAGTCTGTCTTCAGCTCTGACCAAAGTCCCCTCAGGTCCCTGGTGCATGCTGTGGTCTGTGATTTATTTGGACCCTGACTTTCTTCCGACAGGCCTGTGTGTCATGATTGCAGCTTCCATTTATACAGACCGGCGCGAAGACATTCACAGGAACAACTCAAGACTGTACGCCCTGACCTCGGATGGCAGCTATGGCTACTCCTTCGTCCTGGCCTGGGTGGCATTTGCTTTCACCTTCATCAGCGGCCTCATGTACCTGATACTGAGGAAGCGCAAATAGAGCCCAGGAGCTGGGTCGCTTTCACTGCAGTACAGAATCCACGTTCAGATAACCGTTTTGTATATAATcaattttttttgtggtttttctaGCAAACACATTGTTTCCTTTAAAAGCcaaaagaagagaagaatttTTGCATTCTTGAGATCAGAGAATAGACTATGAAGGCTGGAATTCAGAACTCCTGCCCATCCGAAAGACTCACCACAACAAAGCCAAAAATCCAGCAATGCTCAAATCCCAAAGTGTTCAGCAGGATCTTTCTTAAACATGGGGGTGTAATGTGATGTGACAAGAGGCCAAGAAAGCCAGGTCTCGGGGAACATCTTCCCCTAGGTTTGGGCTATGCTGagcctccctcacctcagctctTCTTCCTGAATCTCTCTGTGTTGGTGGTAGAAGGTGGAGCGAGGGGGGTCCAGGTAAGGGAGGAAACCTCCTCAGACGTTTAGCCAAGTTCCACATGAGAAACAGGTATAGCCCCTGGTGTTCTGTCTACATCCAGACCAGAGCCCCGACCCTCCTGTAATGGGCTGGGTCCAGAAAGTGCCACCCAGATTTGCTGACAAAGTCACCTGCTTGCCTGAGGGAAGGTGAGCTTTAACCCGGGTTTCAGATTTAGGCTCACCCTAATCTCAGCATGTGACCCCTAGTAAAATGCAGGCTATCAGGGTCCCTCCctagacctacagaatcagagtcttcaggtgtggggctggggaacctgcatttctaacaagctccttgGCGATGCTCAGGTGCCTTAAGATTGAGGACCACGGTCCCAGGGCCAGGTGAGCAGAGATGCCTCACAAACAAAGATCTCATCATGTTGAGATGGGGAGGTGGGTCTAGACGCTACTGGAGGCCCAAACCTTGGCCTCCATCAGCTATTCATTCTTCACTGTCTCTTGCACAGCTGCTCACATCTGGACCACCCAAACTCCAGTCCCAGGCCTTGATCCCGATAGCCAGACACCCGGGGATGGGGGTGCAGTCTCCTCCCTACCTGAATTCAgaaggccttttccttctcttcctggccTGCCTTCAACACTGCCTGGCCTCTACTAACGCCCATTTCTGGAGCCTCAGAGGACCATTCACCGTTCCTTCGTTCATCTGTCAACATAAATGATGGGATGCTTATGCCAGGCACAGGGGAAACCATGTTGAGACAGTCTCTCTCCTTGGGGGGCTCATTGTCTAGCAGAGGAGACAGATTAAAAACCAATGAGGAAAATGAATTACAAAGAGCAGTGAAGGCTGCAGAGAACACAACCAAGGATTCAGAAGGGAGGCCCGTGAGGTGGGCAGGAGGGAACCTGTCCTGTGCCTACCTGTTAAAAGCATTTAGGATTTAGATCAGCCTAAATATCACGCCACTCAGCCCGAGCAAGGTGGCACTGATGGGGCGGTGCTGTGTGTGTTACACCCGGAGAACACTTCCTTCCCTGGAGGGGCCCAGGGTCCTGACAGCGAACGAAGCCCTGGGAGGGTCGCAGATTGccgtggttctcaaacttcagtgggTACAAGTGGGTACAGGGGGTACAGCATCTCTCAGGGGATGCTGCCTGCTAGGGTCTGGGTAAGTGCTGCCAGGGATTCAGAGACTGTACTGAGGGATAGGGCTCTGGGGAGCTGGTCCTCAGTGCTGTGAGGTGTGTGGCAACGCGGGGACCTCGGGAAGTGCCTACGGGAGAAGCTCTTTGCACCTCACTGTCTTTTCCCTTGTGTGTCGTGAGCCTGCTGCTGGGAGGTGCGCCTGGGACCCGTCTGTGCATGTCAGCACTGGCACCATGTAAATGACCTTCTGCTACGTGGGGCAATGGTTTGCCCTCAGTGCAGGTCCAGTGGAGCTGGGGAAATGCCTGGTTTGAGTCGTTTCAGGCCACCGTGGACGCCTCTTTAGTGCAGGATTGGGTTTTCTCTCCATCTagccattcactcattcattcattcggctTCAACAGAATAGTAAATGCTTACTGTGTTCCAAGCACTGTGCAAGGCTCTGAAAACACAGGGGCAAGCAAATCCAGACATCTTGCCTGAGACAGGGCCCCTCCCACAGAGAGGCCACCAGCACAGTACAGGGGGACGTGGGGCCAGAGGCAGGACAAATGGTCACTTCTTGCCTCAATGGAAAACTGTCATCAGTCTTGTTTTGGGTAGGAGTGCGGGTCACACCCCTGGAGTTGGCAGGATGCTATATATACCTCGTGGAGGAAGGTGGGTCTAAGTGCCCCAAGCTTTCTGCTCAGGCGGCTTTTCTATAATTCCCTGGTAGTCACAATGGAAACACAACACCCCTTGGAACCAGAAATCTGGAAAGCCTTATCCCCAAGCAATGCATGAATTTCCATCCCCCAAAAACTTCAGGAGTGGGTATCTGAAATGACCCATGGATTTTCCTGGCTGGTCTCCACTACCGTTTAGCATTCAGTGCCCGCATCCATCTGTGATGCCGGGGCTTTTTGCGAAACAGGAGTGCTGCCTTTCCCCCTGTGGTGTGACGTGCCCTGGGGAGGTGGGAAAGAGGGGATGGCATGAGCGAGAAAATACCCAGCCTTCTTACCCGTCAGTAGATTCAGCCCTCACTTGGTGCTTGTGATCAGTTATTCACAGACAACAACAAAGACAATTAGCTAAGCCATCCAAGAAGTGAATATTAGGACCAAATGTATTACTGCTAACAGCTGCATTTGAGGGAACTATAGTTTGCatattttaggacatttttatAAAGTACTGTAATTCGTTCATTGAGGGGCTATGGATGGTGA from Mesoplodon densirostris isolate mMesDen1 chromosome 16, mMesDen1 primary haplotype, whole genome shotgun sequence includes:
- the EMP2 gene encoding epithelial membrane protein 2; translation: MLVLLAFIIIFHITSAALLFIATIDNAWWVGEEFFADVWRVCINNTNCTEIDDSIQEFSTVQAVQVTMILSTILCCIAFLIFVLQLFRLKQGERFVLTSIIQLMSCLCVMIAASIYTDRREDIHRNNSRLYALTSDGSYGYSFVLAWVAFAFTFISGLMYLILRKRK